In the genome of bacterium, one region contains:
- a CDS encoding phosphoketolase family protein, giving the protein MRTKNSNAPLTPDELRNLDAYWRAANYLSVGQIYLLDNPLLKTPLKKEHIKPRLLGHWGTTPGLNFIYVHLNRVIKKFGLNMIYIIGPGHGGPGLVANAYLEGTYTEFYPHISQDVEGMKRLFKQFSFPGGIPSHVAPETPGSIHEGGELGYALAHAYGAAFDNPDLIVACIVGDGEAETGPLATSWHSNKFLNPVTDGAVLPILHLNGYKIANPTVLARLPHDELESLFIGYGYKPYFVEGDDPKHMHQLMAKTLDTIINELHAIQKKARITGNRFRPIWPMIILRTPKGWTGPKAVDGKQIEGTWRSHQVPLSNIASNPKNIKLLEKWMKSYQPQKLFDTTGKLRPELAKLAPIGSQRMSANPHANGGLLLKDLKLPDFKNYAVDVPSPGTVVAESTRIMGKFLRDVMKLNQETKNFRIFGPDETASNRLDSVFEVTNRTWMAQRIPEDDYLSPDGRVMEVLSEHLCQGWLEGYLLTGRHGFFSCYEAFIHIVDSMFNQHAKWLKVTRHIPWRKPIASLNYLLTSHVWRQDHNGFSHQDPGFIDHVVNKKAEIIRVYLPPDANTLLSVTDHCLRSRNYVNVIIAGKQPALQYLDMDSAIKHCTAGISIWEWASNDKGGEPDVVMACAGDVPTLETLAAVDILRQNFPDLKIRVINVVDLMALQPPSEHPHGLSDKDFDAMFTINKPIIFAFHGYPWLIHRLTYRRTNHPNLHVRGYKEEGTTTTPFDMTVLNQVDRFHLANDVIDRVPKLGSAAGYVKQLIRDKLILHRQYITQTGDDLPEIRNWKWPY; this is encoded by the coding sequence ATGCGCACCAAAAATAGCAATGCTCCATTAACACCTGATGAACTTCGGAACCTTGATGCTTATTGGCGAGCAGCAAATTATCTATCCGTCGGGCAGATATATCTGTTGGATAATCCGCTGTTAAAAACTCCGCTAAAAAAAGAACATATCAAACCACGACTGTTAGGTCATTGGGGAACAACTCCCGGATTAAATTTTATTTATGTCCATTTAAATCGGGTAATTAAAAAATTCGGGTTAAATATGATTTATATCATCGGACCCGGTCATGGCGGACCCGGGTTAGTAGCGAATGCGTATCTTGAAGGGACGTATACCGAATTCTATCCGCATATTTCGCAGGATGTTGAAGGAATGAAAAGATTATTCAAACAGTTTTCTTTTCCGGGCGGGATACCGAGTCATGTCGCTCCGGAGACGCCCGGTTCGATCCATGAAGGTGGTGAACTCGGTTATGCGCTAGCGCATGCGTATGGTGCCGCGTTCGATAATCCGGATTTAATTGTTGCCTGTATCGTTGGAGATGGCGAAGCGGAAACCGGACCATTAGCTACGAGCTGGCATTCGAACAAGTTTTTAAATCCTGTAACTGACGGTGCGGTTCTGCCGATTCTGCATCTGAACGGATATAAAATCGCTAATCCAACCGTTTTGGCTCGTTTACCGCATGACGAACTTGAAAGCTTATTCATCGGGTATGGATATAAACCCTATTTTGTTGAAGGTGATGATCCCAAACACATGCATCAGCTTATGGCAAAAACGTTAGATACCATCATCAACGAACTCCATGCTATCCAGAAAAAAGCAAGAATAACTGGCAACCGTTTTCGTCCAATCTGGCCAATGATTATCCTGCGAACACCAAAAGGATGGACTGGGCCAAAAGCGGTTGATGGTAAACAAATTGAAGGAACGTGGCGGTCGCACCAAGTTCCGTTATCAAACATAGCGTCTAATCCCAAGAATATTAAACTATTAGAAAAATGGATGAAAAGTTATCAGCCGCAAAAACTGTTTGATACCACCGGAAAGCTTCGACCAGAATTAGCAAAGTTAGCGCCGATAGGTTCTCAACGAATGAGCGCAAACCCACATGCGAACGGCGGTCTTTTGCTCAAAGATTTGAAACTACCTGATTTTAAAAATTATGCGGTTGATGTTCCATCTCCCGGAACCGTAGTTGCGGAATCGACTCGAATTATGGGTAAATTTCTCCGTGATGTTATGAAATTGAACCAGGAGACGAAAAATTTCCGGATATTCGGTCCTGACGAAACAGCATCGAACCGATTAGATTCGGTATTTGAGGTGACTAACCGGACTTGGATGGCGCAACGGATTCCTGAAGATGATTATCTATCTCCTGATGGACGGGTTATGGAAGTATTGAGTGAACATTTATGTCAAGGATGGTTAGAAGGATATTTGCTAACCGGTCGACATGGATTTTTCTCCTGTTATGAAGCGTTCATCCATATCGTGGATTCAATGTTTAACCAGCATGCGAAATGGCTAAAAGTAACCCGGCATATTCCCTGGCGTAAACCGATTGCATCATTAAATTATCTCCTAACGTCGCATGTCTGGCGGCAAGACCATAACGGATTCTCGCATCAAGACCCCGGATTTATTGACCACGTGGTGAATAAAAAAGCGGAAATTATTCGGGTATATCTTCCACCGGATGCAAACACCTTGTTATCGGTTACTGACCACTGTTTACGAAGTCGGAATTATGTGAATGTTATCATTGCAGGGAAACAACCGGCGTTGCAATATCTGGATATGGACTCAGCGATTAAACATTGCACGGCAGGTATCAGTATCTGGGAGTGGGCGAGTAATGATAAAGGCGGAGAACCAGATGTGGTTATGGCATGTGCTGGAGATGTTCCGACATTAGAAACTCTCGCTGCGGTTGATATTTTACGGCAAAATTTCCCTGACCTAAAAATCCGGGTGATTAATGTTGTTGATTTGATGGCACTGCAGCCACCGAGCGAACATCCGCATGGATTGTCAGATAAAGATTTCGATGCGATGTTTACAATCAATAAACCGATTATTTTTGCATTTCATGGATATCCGTGGCTTATCCATCGGTTAACCTATCGGAGAACTAACCACCCCAACCTCCATGTCCGTGGTTATAAAGAAGAAGGAACTACAACTACGCCATTTGATATGACCGTTCTGAATCAGGTTGACCGATTCCATCTAGCGAATGATGTTATTGACCGGGTTCCGAAACTCGGTTCCGCTGCTGGATATGTTAAACAACTCATTCGCGATAAACTCATCTTGCATCGTCAATATATTACCCAAACCGGTGATGATTTACCGGAAATTCGTAACTGGAAATGGCCATATTGA
- a CDS encoding peptidase dimerization domain-containing protein, giving the protein MYNILKTKLTGLQNPMQDFSGRLSEFNLDERNMTEFITLISQEMKKLDFDEVVQDHAGNIIGIINGYDAQEDLILISHMDFSVFSGLQSFRSYQPELDMLTFKAGIISSIYAGGLMKRVLMPLKGNLIVCCVPRSESCGIGIKYLFDNFLRERRKHIQGVILCEPTDFNINLGHKGKMEYEIVVKGKIGKDEFFEQRGINMLGTMFPLINELEKYSQTLPRDFTLGPSSLRIKDVSYSGYGSPYQPLEDLRECRVVVDRTYVPEEREETILNKAKSIAKSVYREKPEVIVDTAVATRRVKTLAGTEVIAEKEYKPWRMEEHHPFVLSSLGVLRENGFNATLGYWKKIITEGSYTCGELQIPTIGFGAGSEEMLTVGKPMISIDDLAKSVYGQTLIIHRNLGMPTFGWCEDEI; this is encoded by the coding sequence ATGTATAACATTCTAAAAACCAAACTAACCGGATTACAAAATCCCATGCAGGATTTTTCCGGTCGATTATCTGAGTTTAATCTTGATGAAAGGAACATGACTGAATTTATTACTTTGATCTCGCAAGAGATGAAAAAGTTAGACTTTGATGAAGTGGTTCAAGACCATGCCGGCAATATTATCGGTATCATTAATGGTTATGACGCTCAGGAAGATTTAATTCTGATATCCCATATGGATTTTTCTGTGTTCTCTGGATTACAATCGTTCAGGTCATACCAACCAGAACTGGATATGCTGACTTTTAAAGCCGGAATAATTTCATCGATATACGCCGGGGGATTAATGAAGCGGGTGTTAATGCCATTGAAGGGGAATCTAATCGTTTGCTGTGTTCCCCGAAGTGAAAGTTGCGGAATAGGTATCAAATATCTATTCGATAATTTCTTACGGGAACGACGCAAACATATTCAGGGAGTCATTCTTTGTGAGCCAACTGACTTTAATATCAATCTTGGTCATAAAGGAAAAATGGAGTATGAGATTGTGGTGAAAGGGAAAATTGGGAAAGATGAATTTTTCGAACAACGGGGAATAAATATGCTCGGGACTATGTTTCCGTTAATCAACGAATTAGAGAAATATTCACAAACGTTACCTCGCGATTTTACATTAGGTCCATCGAGTTTACGGATTAAAGATGTTAGCTATAGCGGTTACGGTAGTCCGTATCAGCCATTGGAAGATTTACGAGAATGTCGGGTGGTCGTTGATCGCACCTATGTTCCGGAAGAAAGAGAGGAAACGATTTTAAATAAAGCCAAATCGATTGCGAAAAGTGTTTATCGAGAAAAACCGGAAGTAATAGTTGACACTGCGGTGGCAACGCGCAGAGTTAAAACCCTAGCTGGAACAGAAGTTATTGCTGAAAAAGAATATAAACCATGGAGAATGGAAGAACATCATCCATTTGTTCTCTCTTCGTTAGGAGTACTGAGAGAAAACGGATTTAATGCTACACTTGGATACTGGAAAAAAATTATTACCGAAGGTTCATATACTTGTGGTGAATTACAGATACCAACTATTGGTTTTGGCGCTGGTTCGGAAGAGATGCTAACTGTCGGCAAACCTATGATATCGATCGATGATTTAGCTAAATCAGTATATGGACAAACCCTGATAATTCACCGGAATCTTGGTATGCCAACGTTTGGGTGGTGCGAAGATGAAATCTAA
- a CDS encoding GlpM family protein encodes MTQILIKAVIGGAFIGLILWLSQTKLSYLAGLLLFFPIISLPTFFFLGSNGNGDRMRETIIWSFWAIPVWIAFASTLYWCSYRFKILPSILLSLLVWLVCATILVFVKKGF; translated from the coding sequence ATGACTCAAATTTTAATCAAAGCGGTCATTGGCGGCGCATTTATTGGTTTGATTCTATGGCTTTCCCAGACGAAATTGAGTTATCTTGCTGGATTGCTCCTATTTTTTCCAATCATTAGCCTTCCGACATTCTTTTTTTTAGGAAGCAACGGCAATGGCGACCGAATGCGGGAAACGATTATCTGGAGTTTCTGGGCGATTCCGGTCTGGATAGCATTTGCGTCAACCTTATATTGGTGCAGCTATCGGTTTAAAATACTTCCGAGTATTTTACTATCCCTATTAGTGTGGTTGGTTTGTGCAACGATTCTCGTTTTCGTAAAAAAAGGATTTTAG
- a CDS encoding XRE family transcriptional regulator: MKLVGVNIKRYREERQITLRDLASKLNVSASFLSQVETGKASPSLSTLKNIADALHTTVGSLIGETEPTATQPVVREKERKSLKQLGKGIKLYLLTSPDPNKQMEPLLFKLDKEANSGEASYRHFGQEFVLVLKGTLEITLNESKYILKKGDSIYFNSSIPHLFRNVSKGTTEALWVVTPPTF, translated from the coding sequence ATGAAACTAGTTGGAGTTAATATAAAGCGATATCGGGAAGAGCGGCAAATCACTTTACGCGATTTAGCGAGCAAATTGAACGTCAGCGCAAGTTTCTTATCACAGGTTGAAACCGGAAAAGCATCGCCGTCATTATCAACCTTAAAGAACATTGCCGATGCGTTACACACCACGGTAGGGAGTTTAATCGGTGAAACAGAACCTACGGCGACCCAACCAGTCGTTCGTGAGAAGGAACGCAAATCGCTCAAACAGTTAGGGAAAGGGATTAAATTATATTTATTAACTTCACCGGATCCGAATAAACAGATGGAACCGTTATTGTTTAAACTGGATAAAGAGGCTAATTCCGGAGAAGCGTCATATCGCCATTTTGGTCAAGAGTTTGTTTTGGTTTTGAAAGGAACATTGGAAATCACACTCAATGAGAGCAAGTATATTTTGAAAAAAGGAGATAGTATTTATTTTAATTCCAGTATTCCGCATCTGTTTCGAAATGTCTCTAAAGGGACTACTGAAGCACTATGGGTGGTAACCCCACCAACTTTTTAA
- a CDS encoding sigma-70 family RNA polymerase sigma factor, giving the protein MIGKDNPENKEVNQPIGSDEDMSDTCAVSISTGASSARVLEDINLDADLALVLRLQQGDAIAFQELVVKYQKWVYSLCYRVLGNHAEADDITQETFVAVFRHIKRFKSQPNATFAGWLYRITVNLCRNQIRKQNRRREESLDAPVYISEESEKPSKLADVIPDDSMNPKQELVNQELNALIQTALNSLSVEHRIAFILHEQQELSYKEIAEIMQCPIGTVMSRLYHAKRELRKKLKKYL; this is encoded by the coding sequence ATGATTGGCAAAGACAACCCTGAAAATAAAGAGGTAAATCAACCGATTGGCTCAGACGAAGATATGTCAGATACCTGCGCTGTATCGATATCAACCGGCGCATCTTCTGCGCGTGTATTGGAAGATATTAACCTTGATGCAGATTTAGCGTTAGTTCTCCGGTTACAACAAGGGGATGCTATTGCGTTTCAGGAATTGGTGGTTAAATATCAGAAATGGGTATATTCACTCTGCTATCGGGTTTTAGGCAACCATGCGGAAGCGGATGATATTACCCAAGAAACATTCGTTGCGGTATTTCGGCACATCAAGCGATTCAAATCGCAACCGAACGCTACGTTTGCAGGTTGGTTATACCGAATAACCGTGAACTTATGCCGAAACCAGATACGAAAACAGAACCGACGTCGAGAAGAATCACTCGATGCACCGGTTTATATCTCGGAGGAGTCAGAGAAACCATCGAAGTTAGCTGATGTTATACCTGACGACAGTATGAACCCGAAACAAGAACTGGTTAATCAAGAGTTGAATGCTCTCATCCAGACCGCATTGAATTCATTATCTGTAGAACATCGAATAGCATTTATTCTCCACGAACAACAGGAATTATCATATAAAGAAATTGCGGAAATAATGCAATGCCCGATAGGTACGGTGATGTCTCGGTTATATCATGCGAAACGAGAACTGCGTAAGAAACTAAAAAAATATTTATGA
- a CDS encoding acetate/propionate family kinase, with product MKSNATPINILVLNCGSSSLKYKIIRMPEEQELVSGEAERVGIKTQDTPMITHYVFGQKRVVKTEIPNHTVAFRKALSLIKEDHKTHKSVTFDIFAHRYVHPGTWFSKTTKITNARLERLRETLQLAPLHNPISFALVELCTQEYPEIPQYVVFDTAFHSTIPKELYSYALPMKLVKKYGLRKIGFHGISHQYVSREACRYLNRDYRTQRIISCHLGTGGSSVCAIDCGKSINNSMGFTPLEGLMMNTRSGDLDLGLLFYIMFKENISPEDTETILNKKSGVLGIFKNSSDLRDVIKSINNDYKAKMAFNMYVRRVKKYICYYILLLRKADIILFTDSIGVGVPLIREEICQGLDFFGIKLDKFKNANYTNGIQDISTLDSETRILVLPTDEEIMIAREAYKEFNHDNRY from the coding sequence ATGAAATCTAATGCTACTCCAATTAACATTCTAGTACTGAACTGCGGAAGTTCATCGCTAAAATATAAAATTATTCGGATGCCGGAAGAACAGGAATTGGTTTCAGGTGAAGCGGAACGGGTTGGAATAAAAACACAAGATACCCCGATGATAACCCATTATGTTTTCGGCCAAAAACGGGTGGTTAAAACTGAAATTCCGAATCATACCGTAGCGTTCCGAAAAGCGTTATCACTGATTAAAGAAGACCATAAAACCCATAAATCGGTTACGTTCGATATCTTTGCCCATCGATATGTTCATCCGGGAACGTGGTTTTCAAAAACAACAAAAATCACTAATGCCAGACTCGAACGGTTGCGAGAAACATTGCAATTAGCGCCGTTACATAATCCGATATCATTTGCGTTGGTCGAACTTTGCACACAAGAGTATCCGGAAATTCCGCAATATGTGGTGTTCGATACCGCGTTTCATTCAACGATTCCAAAGGAATTGTATAGCTATGCGTTACCCATGAAACTGGTAAAAAAATATGGGCTAAGAAAAATAGGGTTCCATGGTATCTCACATCAGTATGTAAGTAGGGAAGCTTGCCGATATCTAAATCGAGATTATAGAACTCAACGGATTATTAGTTGTCATTTAGGTACGGGTGGTTCCAGTGTATGCGCGATAGATTGTGGGAAATCAATCAACAATTCGATGGGATTTACTCCGTTAGAAGGATTAATGATGAACACCCGTTCCGGGGATTTAGATTTAGGGTTGCTCTTTTATATTATGTTTAAAGAAAATATCTCGCCTGAAGATACCGAGACAATTTTAAATAAAAAAAGTGGAGTCCTTGGCATATTTAAGAATTCATCGGATTTACGCGATGTGATTAAAAGTATTAATAACGATTATAAAGCCAAAATGGCGTTTAATATGTACGTCCGCCGGGTAAAAAAATATATATGTTACTATATACTCTTATTAAGAAAAGCAGATATTATTTTGTTTACTGATTCAATCGGAGTTGGAGTCCCGTTGATTCGAGAAGAGATTTGCCAAGGATTGGATTTCTTTGGAATCAAGTTGGATAAATTCAAAAATGCAAATTATACTAATGGAATACAAGATATTTCAACCTTAGATTCAGAAACCCGAATTCTGGTACTACCGACCGATGAAGAAATTATGATTGCGCGAGAGGCATATAAGGAGTTTAACCATGATAATCGTTATTGA
- a CDS encoding alkaline phosphatase family protein has translation MDRYRWLIWLVSLGLIISLGSCGKNKQTNYKSLPQKVVVLGFDGMDAGLTAKWMKEGKLPNFSKLAEVGTFSPLQTTNPAESPVSWATFITGCNPGKHGIYDFLKRNPATYMPELALDTLIFPKRFIHIGKWRFPLESPKVVNNRKGIPLWEYTRRENIHTVVLHCPDTFPAEPCSGAMLSGLGVPDLRGTMGTFSFYSDAVTDADTEMGGKIIKVELNNDTIATKVIGPRNRFLKKHPGGIDVTLPLHITIDRHSKRVTLELQGQKQTIGLRQWSDWFTAEFKLLPFRSVSGIARFYLISIEPEFKLYLSPFNFNPENPPFQISYPADFAKKLAKRFGLYKTLGWAEDTWALNENRIDEDTFLEDLYYTFEQRSRYALELLKELDANVFIAVFEGTDRVQHMFWRYMDPKHPMYTKEGAAQYGDTILKFYQKMDEFVGQVMQELPPNTTLIVLSDHGFHSWRYTVNTNTWLVQNGFMALREDTQFQEKNLSQFFGQGTFFEHVDWSRTKAYALGLSEIYINLLGREGQGIVLPGEEYEQVRNAIIQKMKQYRNPLNGERVWYNVYKREEVFHGEYAEESGDLVVGFNDGYRTSWQTSLGGTPENIIEVNKRKWSADHCSFDPHITPGILLMNRKLTRPNPAIQDLAPTILHLLGLEKGPQMDGTTFIQ, from the coding sequence ATGGATAGATATAGATGGTTGATTTGGCTAGTTAGTTTGGGTTTGATTATTAGCCTCGGGAGTTGTGGGAAAAATAAACAGACGAATTATAAATCGTTACCGCAGAAAGTTGTTGTGCTTGGTTTTGATGGGATGGATGCTGGTTTAACCGCAAAATGGATGAAAGAAGGGAAACTACCAAATTTTTCGAAGTTAGCCGAAGTAGGTACTTTTAGTCCGTTGCAGACGACGAATCCTGCGGAATCGCCAGTATCATGGGCGACGTTTATTACCGGCTGTAATCCGGGAAAACACGGAATATATGATTTTTTAAAACGGAACCCAGCGACCTATATGCCGGAATTAGCGCTAGATACGCTAATTTTTCCGAAGCGATTTATTCATATTGGCAAATGGCGATTCCCACTCGAGAGTCCCAAGGTGGTGAATAATCGTAAAGGGATACCATTATGGGAATATACAAGGCGAGAGAATATCCATACGGTCGTTTTGCATTGTCCGGATACATTTCCAGCGGAACCATGTTCTGGGGCGATGTTATCCGGATTAGGGGTACCTGATTTACGTGGGACAATGGGCACATTTAGTTTTTATTCCGATGCGGTAACTGATGCGGATACGGAGATGGGCGGGAAAATAATCAAGGTTGAGCTCAATAACGATACGATTGCAACGAAAGTTATCGGACCCCGAAATCGGTTTCTAAAAAAGCATCCCGGTGGGATTGATGTCACCTTACCGCTGCATATTACCATTGACCGGCACAGTAAACGGGTTACGCTCGAACTGCAAGGGCAAAAACAGACGATTGGACTTCGGCAATGGAGTGATTGGTTTACCGCAGAGTTTAAATTATTACCGTTTCGCAGTGTAAGCGGGATAGCGCGATTCTATCTGATATCTATCGAACCAGAGTTTAAGTTATATTTATCGCCATTTAATTTCAATCCGGAAAATCCTCCGTTTCAAATCAGTTATCCGGCTGATTTTGCGAAGAAACTTGCAAAACGATTTGGATTATATAAGACGTTAGGTTGGGCAGAAGATACTTGGGCGTTAAATGAAAATCGGATTGATGAAGATACCTTCCTTGAAGACCTTTATTACACGTTTGAACAGCGAAGTCGCTATGCTTTGGAATTATTAAAAGAACTGGATGCGAATGTATTTATTGCCGTTTTTGAAGGAACTGACCGAGTCCAGCATATGTTCTGGCGTTATATGGATCCGAAACATCCAATGTATACCAAAGAAGGTGCAGCGCAATATGGTGATACGATTCTGAAGTTCTATCAGAAGATGGATGAGTTTGTCGGTCAGGTGATGCAAGAGTTACCACCGAATACGACGTTGATTGTTCTATCAGACCATGGGTTTCATAGTTGGCGGTATACAGTGAATACGAACACGTGGTTAGTGCAGAACGGGTTTATGGCATTACGAGAAGATACGCAATTTCAGGAGAAGAATTTATCGCAGTTTTTCGGGCAGGGGACATTTTTCGAACATGTGGATTGGAGTCGGACGAAAGCGTATGCGCTGGGATTAAGCGAGATTTATATTAACCTGCTGGGTCGGGAAGGGCAGGGGATAGTCTTGCCTGGGGAAGAGTATGAGCAGGTGCGTAATGCGATTATTCAGAAGATGAAACAGTATCGAAATCCGCTCAATGGCGAACGGGTTTGGTATAATGTCTATAAACGGGAAGAGGTGTTCCACGGTGAGTATGCAGAAGAATCCGGTGATTTAGTGGTCGGATTTAATGATGGATACCGCACTTCATGGCAGACTTCACTTGGTGGAACACCAGAGAACATCATCGAAGTTAATAAACGGAAATGGAGCGCTGACCATTGTTCTTTCGACCCGCATATTACGCCGGGAATCCTGCTAATGAACCGAAAGTTAACTCGACCGAATCCGGCGATTCAGGATTTAGCACCGACTATCCTCCATCTTCTTGGTCTCGAAAAAGGACCGCAAATGGATGGAACGACGTTTATCCAATAG
- a CDS encoding zf-HC2 domain-containing protein produces MRCKKVQKLIVAYLDNELSGRKSDRLTLHLARCPVCSAELESYKKLNGIIERFPKLEERPPLYWQNQLKAIEQKLAAVKSGKKPEPAVRLRWQKPVWGKLAIASATISIVAIILCINIINQPVTTILPKEEINPPMVLARQPTADKPERSVQANRLQPKPAEQPATHGTPTMQEQDITAFGEPKVTHGDISSEEAEKNQTLTKMKSVGGNITSRELAATPTAIAPFSPKEIAGEAKYAKEAYPIGKTKSVSTPEVKGGEFGISQAATTGDTLSQSIGLARGTSVSFTPQRMEQVASYDYRTVIQIVPSALPPVAQPHLAFDSIRARMIQEAMELSIQTHSPDLQIQRFIEIREIPQAESSSPRHLQIKMEFNEK; encoded by the coding sequence ATGCGATGTAAAAAGGTTCAAAAATTAATTGTAGCATATCTGGATAACGAATTATCCGGTCGGAAATCGGATAGGTTAACATTGCATTTAGCCCGATGTCCGGTCTGTTCCGCTGAACTTGAATCGTATAAGAAACTGAATGGAATTATTGAACGTTTTCCAAAACTAGAAGAACGGCCACCATTATATTGGCAGAACCAATTGAAAGCAATTGAACAGAAACTTGCTGCAGTAAAATCTGGAAAGAAACCGGAACCAGCGGTTCGTTTACGCTGGCAGAAACCGGTCTGGGGAAAACTTGCAATAGCATCGGCAACGATATCAATTGTTGCGATTATTCTATGTATCAACATAATCAATCAACCTGTGACTACGATATTACCAAAAGAAGAAATTAACCCACCGATGGTTCTAGCTAGGCAACCTACTGCGGATAAGCCAGAAAGAAGTGTTCAAGCAAATCGGCTGCAACCGAAACCAGCAGAACAACCTGCTACGCACGGAACTCCAACGATGCAAGAACAAGATATTACTGCGTTCGGAGAGCCGAAAGTTACCCATGGTGATATTTCTTCTGAAGAAGCTGAAAAGAATCAAACATTAACAAAGATGAAAAGTGTCGGCGGGAACATAACAAGCAGGGAACTTGCCGCTACGCCAACAGCTATAGCTCCATTCTCGCCGAAGGAGATAGCAGGAGAAGCGAAATATGCTAAAGAAGCGTATCCAATTGGTAAAACTAAGTCTGTATCTACTCCTGAGGTAAAAGGAGGAGAATTCGGTATTAGTCAAGCGGCAACTACTGGAGATACTCTCTCTCAAAGTATCGGACTTGCACGGGGGACTTCAGTATCTTTTACTCCACAACGAATGGAACAGGTGGCTTCTTATGACTACCGAACGGTAATTCAAATAGTTCCGTCGGCATTACCACCTGTTGCCCAACCTCATCTTGCATTCGACTCTATCAGAGCCAGAATGATACAAGAAGCCATGGAACTATCCATTCAAACTCATTCGCCTGACCTTCAGATTCAGCGGTTCATTGAAATTCGGGAAATACCACAAGCCGAAAGTTCATCACCACGGCATTTGCAGATAAAAATGGAATTTAATGAAAAATAA
- a CDS encoding NAD(P)H-dependent oxidoreductase, producing MPKVLIIYYSRSGNTEKLAKYIEDGIKSEGVEVICKKVQDVSVKELLDYEGIVIGSPVYYGTMAAEIKKLLDDSVQFHGKLDGKVGAAFSTSANIAGGNETTILDILAAMLIHGMIIQGDPKGDHYGSVAIGKPDDRAKDNAIRQGKRIAKLVKRISG from the coding sequence ATGCCGAAGGTTTTGATTATTTACTATTCCCGCAGTGGAAATACTGAAAAGTTGGCGAAGTATATCGAAGATGGCATTAAATCTGAAGGAGTTGAGGTTATCTGTAAGAAAGTTCAGGATGTTAGTGTTAAAGAATTATTGGATTATGAGGGAATTGTAATCGGTTCACCGGTATACTATGGAACGATGGCAGCGGAAATTAAGAAACTCCTCGATGATAGTGTTCAGTTCCATGGAAAACTGGATGGGAAAGTCGGTGCCGCATTTTCTACTTCAGCGAATATCGCTGGCGGAAATGAAACAACGATACTTGATATTCTTGCGGCAATGCTGATTCACGGAATGATAATTCAAGGCGACCCGAAAGGAGACCATTACGGCTCTGTTGCTATCGGTAAACCCGATGACCGCGCGAAAGATAACGCTATTCGCCAAGGGAAACGAATCGCGAAATTGGTTAAAAGAATCAGCGGATAA